The segment GTAGCTTATATGTATTGGCGATTAGTGGCATTAAGGTATTAGGTGCGATAACGCCAATTGGTGGTGTGCTGTTTTTAGCAGGCTGGCTACTAATAATAGTGGCTGCTTTAAAACATGCTCGGTAATAGTAGATGATAACTCTCTTACATTGTGATGGAAGAGAGTTTTATTCGTTAGTATTATTTGGAATATTTCGAAAATCTAAAAAGTGAGGTTACAAAGCGTGGATAAACTCTTTGCATTAATTGATCAAAATTATGATGAGATGGTGAGGGTTCGCCGCCATTTACATGAACATCCTGAATTATCCTTTGAAGAGGTAGAAACACCTGCTTATATTGCTGCATTTCATAGAGAATTAGGTCATGCTGTGCGTGAGCATGTAGGTGGACGTGGGGTTGTAGCTGTATTGCATGGTGGGAAACCAGGAAAAACAGTGGCATTACGAGCTGATTTTGATGCATTAGCAATACAGGAAGAAAATGATGTGCCTTATAAGTCAAAGGTTGCTGGCAAAATGCATGCCTGTGGACATGATGGTCATACAGCAACATTACTAGGGCTAGCCAAGGCATTAAATGCAATGAAGGATGAAATTGCAGGAAATATAGTGTTTATTCATCAGCATGCGGAAGAGGTAGCACCAGGGGGAGCAAAGCCGATGATAGAGGATGGCTGCTTAGATGGTGTAGATGCTATTTTTGGCACACATTTATGGGCTCCTACGCCATTAGGAGAAATTTCCGTAAGGGAAGGAGCTATTATGGCTGCTGCTGATAAAGTGGAAATTACAATTCATGGAAAGGGCGGTCATGGTGCAGAGCCACACCATTCCATTGATGCTATTACTCTTGCATCACAATTTGTAGTGAGTGCACAGCAGCTTATTTCTCGACGTATTGACCCTTTAAAGTCGGCTGTATTAACAATTGGTCATTTTGAAGCTATTAATCCATTTAATGTGATTGCTGAACGTGTTGTTTTAGCAGGCACAATTCGCACTTTTGAGGATGAGGTGCGCACACAAATAGAACAGGAACTAGAGGCAGTATTGCATGCAACTTGCCTGGCATTTGGTGCAAGCTATGATTATCGTTATACAAGAGGGTATCCACCTGTTTATAATCATTCAAAGGAAACGGCGTTTGTCACACAGCTAGCATCCACTGTACCAGGCGTAGAGCAAGTGAAAATATGTCCACCGTTTATGGTAGGTGAAGATTTTGCTTATTATTTAGAAAAAGTGCCAGGCACATTTTTTATAACAGGGGCAAAAAAGCCAGAATGGGAAACGGCATTTCCTCATCATCATGCACGCTTTGACTTTGATGAACGTGCTATGCTTATAGCTGCTAAAACTTTAGGGAAAGCGACATTAATATACTTAAGTAATCATGAATAATTAAACCCCCCATACGCTATATGCTAGGCGTATGAGGGGTTTTTGACTTAATTGGCTTCGCAGGTAAAAGATTTGAATTCGCGAGTAAAGGCTCTGATTCCGCGGGTATTCACCTCAACATCGCGGGTAAAAGCAAAAGAATTCTAGATTGTAGGAGCCATTAAGATGGATTTTGATTAAAATAAGCCATTTCCTCATCATATTCCGCAAAGTCAAAGTAAATCATAGGGAATAGGAAGCGATGATTTGATTTAAGCTCACGAATAATAACATGATCTCGGCCAGCAGCTTCTACTACGCCACGCACCGTTTTTGTACTTTTGCCTTGCTCCACCGCATTTTCAAAGGAAAAATGGAAGGTTGCAGGCTTACCACGATTCAATCGTAAAATATTTTCTATATAGGACTCCTCACGGCCGGGTGGTCGCCCGCTAGGAATTGTTACCGGAGGAGGAGTCATTTGCTGTTGGGTTGTTGGTGTCCAATAATAAGGCATCATTAATCATCAACCTACTTTCTTTTTAAATTTGAGGACAATCTTGTTCAGTTGGCGAGAAAAAGCAATGAGATTTGAATCTGCCTGTATTCCATTGCCCATACCATTGTGCAGGACATTCACCTGCTGGCATAAAGAACCATAAGGAACGAGTGGCAGGATGGAATCGTTCTCCTTGAATCACCCTTTTTGCTAAACGTATATCTTGTTCACGCGCTCGTTGATAAAAATAACTTTTTTGTGTCGCTTCAAAGCCTCCTGGACGCTGATAAACCATCTGCTCAATTGTTCGAATATCCCCGAAGTCTAAACAATCCCCCCGTACACGATTTACACCAACATTCCCGACCATTAACATACCTAGCTCGCCTTCACCTTCTGCTTCAGCTCGCATAAGCCTTGCTAATAGGGCTGTTTGTGCATCATTCGTCTTAATAACAGCGATTTTCATACCTCCTCGCAGTCAGTATATGCACGTAGGTATTGAAGACATGTTCGATTTTATGAAGAAAGCCGTTCACAATTTAAAACTACTACGCATATAGTAATAGTAATGAAAATGTACGGAAAGCTATAATTTTTATTAAAAGCGGGTAAATAAAAAACAGATATAAATAGGGGAAAATGAGATCAACGAATTGCATGTGTATTCAATACATGTGAGGTGACAGTCATGGAAACTGGGGTTTGGTTCGGTATTTTATTAAGTGCGGTGTTAGCATTTTTACTTGGTGATTTTTATGGACAGCCGCTTCATTGGTATCTCTTTATTTTAATCATCGTTGTGGGTCTTTTTATTCACACGATTATTTTAATTTTAAAAGTAAAGGACGAACGTTCATAGGAGGGTGTCATCATAACAATGGTGGCACTTTCTTTTTATTGCATAAGTATATAAACCATTGAACAAGCCATACTAAAATTAAAATATGTATGAAGGAGTATCACAATGCGTTTTTTAAGTATAGTTATAGCCATTACTATTAGTGCGTTTTTAGCAGTGGGCATAGCCGAATATTATCATCAACCATATGATTGGTATCTAATTTTTTTAATGGTGCTGTTTGGCTTTTTTATTCATATTATTGTTTTAATACTGGAATCCGAGAAGAGTGAGGAAAATGAATATTAAAAATGCGAGTCCATTGTTGAGGGCTCGCATTTTATTTTTAGTATTAAACTGTTAGGAATTTAACCAATTTATCGTTATCAAGTAGGTTACCAACGAAAAATTCACCGAACTCACCATAGCGAGCGGAAACTTCATCAAAGCGCATTTCATATACTAGTTTTTTGAATTGCAGAACATCATCAGCAAATAATGTTACGCCCCATTCATGATCGTCAAAGCCAACAGAGCCAGTAATAATTTGCTTTACTTTACCAGCATAGCCGCGGCCAATCATTCCGTGAGAACGCATTAATGATTTACGCTCGTCCATTGATAGCATATACCAGTTATCATCACCTTGACGACGTTTATCCATTGGGTAGAAGCATACATATTTCGCACGTGGAAGCTCAGGATATAGGCGAGCACGTACATGCGGATTTTGGTATGGGTCTTCATTTGATTCGCCAGCTAAATAGTTAGAAAGCTCCACAACAGATACATATGAATATGTAGGAATTGTAAAATCAGCAATAGCTAATTTGTTAAATTCTGCTTCAAGCTCCTGTAATTCATCCATTGTTTCACGCAATGTCATAATCATAAAGTCAGCCTTTTGACCAACGATTGCATAAAAGGCGTGAGCACCTGTTTTAGCAATATCAGCTTCGTTCAATTTTTCTAAGTAAGCAATAAATTCCTCTACTGCTGCTTGACGTTCTTCCGCAGAAACAAGTTTCCATGAAGCCCAGTCAATTGAGCGAAAATCATGTAAAGCGTACCAACCATCTAATGTAATTGCTGCTTCATTCATTATTCAAACACTCCTTTTTAAATGCATACCATTCAAATGTTAGTTTATCATAGTTTGGGCAAAATCCCTAAGTTCATGACTGTATTTCACGAATTTGACAACAACTATAGATGATGTATGCTAAAGAGAAGAGATATGGTTAGAGGAGTACCTATTATGAAAAGTATTTTACAGCAGCCGATTTGGCGTTATTACGATCAATCCATTAGTGCAAGGCAACGCTCGCCATTAGAATCCTTTGCAACGGATGATACGCTATGTCAATTAGTCGGGCAATTAGCATCACCACCAACTGTTCGTACATGGGTGCATGAGGCATCTGTTGTGCTAGGTATTCAAGATCATCGCTTGCCTTATGTGCAGCAGGGCATGGAGCTGCTAAAGTCTAGAGGCTATCATCCTATTGTACGTAATTCTGGTGGTTTAGCCGTTGTACTAGATCGAGGGGTGCTTAACATTTCTATTGTGCTATCAGAGCAAATAGAGGCACTGAGTATTAACGATGGCTATGATGTGATGGTAGAGCTTATTAAGCAA is part of the Lysinibacillus sp. FSL K6-0232 genome and harbors:
- a CDS encoding cell wall hydrolase → MKIAVIKTNDAQTALLARLMRAEAEGEGELGMLMVGNVGVNRVRGDCLDFGDIRTIEQMVYQRPGGFEATQKSYFYQRAREQDIRLAKRVIQGERFHPATRSLWFFMPAGECPAQWYGQWNTGRFKSHCFFSPTEQDCPQI
- the hemQ gene encoding hydrogen peroxide-dependent heme synthase: MNEAAITLDGWYALHDFRSIDWASWKLVSAEERQAAVEEFIAYLEKLNEADIAKTGAHAFYAIVGQKADFMIMTLRETMDELQELEAEFNKLAIADFTIPTYSYVSVVELSNYLAGESNEDPYQNPHVRARLYPELPRAKYVCFYPMDKRRQGDDNWYMLSMDERKSLMRSHGMIGRGYAGKVKQIITGSVGFDDHEWGVTLFADDVLQFKKLVYEMRFDEVSARYGEFGEFFVGNLLDNDKLVKFLTV
- a CDS encoding amidohydrolase, with protein sequence MDKLFALIDQNYDEMVRVRRHLHEHPELSFEEVETPAYIAAFHRELGHAVREHVGGRGVVAVLHGGKPGKTVALRADFDALAIQEENDVPYKSKVAGKMHACGHDGHTATLLGLAKALNAMKDEIAGNIVFIHQHAEEVAPGGAKPMIEDGCLDGVDAIFGTHLWAPTPLGEISVREGAIMAAADKVEITIHGKGGHGAEPHHSIDAITLASQFVVSAQQLISRRIDPLKSAVLTIGHFEAINPFNVIAERVVLAGTIRTFEDEVRTQIEQELEAVLHATCLAFGASYDYRYTRGYPPVYNHSKETAFVTQLASTVPGVEQVKICPPFMVGEDFAYYLEKVPGTFFITGAKKPEWETAFPHHHARFDFDERAMLIAAKTLGKATLIYLSNHE
- the gerQ gene encoding spore coat protein GerQ, whose protein sequence is MMPYYWTPTTQQQMTPPPVTIPSGRPPGREESYIENILRLNRGKPATFHFSFENAVEQGKSTKTVRGVVEAAGRDHVIIRELKSNHRFLFPMIYFDFAEYDEEMAYFNQNPS